The Triticum aestivum cultivar Chinese Spring chromosome 4B, IWGSC CS RefSeq v2.1, whole genome shotgun sequence sequence atcatgtgaagcggagtatattgcAGCTGCAACCGCGGCAGGTCAAGGTGTGTGGCTAGAAAGGCTAGCTACTCGGTGACCTCGCTGACAAGGAACCGGAAGGAGTGGTGCTCTATGTTGACAACAAGTCCAGGATTGCTCTATGTAAAAATCCAGTGCATCATGATAGAAGTAAGCACATTGATATAAGGTATCATTACATACGGGATTGCGTGGAAGAAGCCAAGATTAAAGTCAACTACATTTGCACAGACGATCAGCTTGCAGATATCCTGACCAAATCTTTGGGACGACAGAAGTTCACGGAGATGCGGGGTAGGATCGGCGTCCAAGCTGTGAAGTGAGGACATCATGGTTGGGGGGTGATTGTTGGAATCAACCACGGTTAAACCAGTCCGGTACGGACTTGGTGCAATCAACCGAGTAGGATTTGTATTTGTACTTAGGACTAGGAATAGGACTAGTAGGATCAATATAAATACTGTTGTACCCCCCGTGTAATCAGATCAGATCAAAGCAATAAGAAAACACAGGTGCGACACGCACCTGTTGCCATTATCTTGCGTATTGTGTTCGGGTGACCTGGTTCGTGCTAGCTAGCTAGACACGAGAATCCATCAAGCTGTGTACTTGCCTGCTTAGCTCCAAGACGTCTGCGTTGCCTGTTTGTACGTCGCGTACACGCTGCCGTGGCCAAAGCATCGGTCAGTAAAGTTTGTCGAGACAGTACTTCGACGACTAGCGGCAGCCGGGATCATCGCCAACAAAGCCTCTGTTCCAGGCCAAGTTTTTGCCGCGAGAATCACCCACTTGGATGAAACTGACACATGATGTATTACATATGTGACGCGTGGTATTAATTTGGTACCTGGCGGGGTAGAACTGCCTTGTGGATTCGGTGTTTTGATTCAAATTTTTTAAACTAGCGTCATGTTTTTTTGGGTGGGTTTAGCGTTTTTTCATCCAATGTGGGGGCAGGGTGGTGTGTTCAACTGTTGTCGCTGTCACGTTGGGATTTGTGGCCTGACACCTTTCCTTCTTCGGTGCTTCTCCGGTCGATCTGTCTCTTTCTCTGACCAATAGCAACTGGGCGAAGCGGTGACCAGGGATGGGTAGCTGGGTCCAATTATAAGACGGCAAAGGAACATGGGCGAGCCAGCGACCGCAAGCACGCACTGTAATCGGAGCAGCATGCGGTGGCagcaatgctacacctacgtaatatTTGTTACGTATCTTACGTATGAGCTGGGCTGGCAGAATAACTACTGGCGGTGCCGCTTTAATTGTTGTTTCTAGACGCGGCTTATGTGGATGTTTCTAGTTAATGCTCGCCCCTTTCCTTCAGATATTTTTCTCTCTCGAAGACTCGAGCAAAACCTCGTGCCACCGCTGCACCGCCTGACCGCCGTACGCAAGTATAAAACGCCGGCCTCTTTCCTCATCGAGTCACAGGAGCTCACCTGCGTTCCTGTGCACGTCTCCCAACTCCCAGCAGCACCTTACATCCCACCTCGCCGTCGGTTCCTGCCTTAGCCGGCGGGTAGGAACCAGGCAGGAGAAGCAGCGACTGCCTGCAGCAAGGTGGTGCGGCAAGGCAGCTTGACTGGTGCATGCTATGAGGCACTGCATGGGGTGTTGCCGCTAGAGCACGCGCAGGGGCGCGACGCGCGACGCCGACGTGCAGCTGGATGAGGCGACGGGCAGAGCTCCGCGCGGTGACGCGGACCAGCGGCTGGACGAGGCCGTATAGCGCCGCGACCTTGCACCCGCGTGCCTGAAAGGACATGCGGCGGCGCGGCTGCCCGAGTCGATGGTGGCTGGTTACGGGATGCAGACACGGGACACGACGTCCTCCAACATGATGCATGCATGCGCCCTACACACCAGGTCCGGGGAAGTAAAGCGTGTCGCCGGCCACACACACATTACCCTTGCTGATGCTCGAGGAAAAGAGCAACGGCTGCGGCGGTATCGCAACGGCACCACAAGCACGTCGAGCTGCATATGAGGATTTACACAGAGAGATGTAGGTGGGAGGCATTTACGGATAATGGCGGCAGCAGTCGAGGTGCCTCTTCTTTGTGTGTTGCCTTTCATGTCTTTCTATCCGTAGCGATAGCATTTGCTTTGTGGATGGCTCTCCTTGCAGTGCAATCGCGAGGCTCCCCCCATGGCGCGTCCATGGCGTTGTACACAGTACACCAGCACAAAGAGCATCCCCGGGCACTACTTCATCTACTAGGAGACGGTCGGTGCCGGCGCCGGCTGGACGGTGGACAAGGAGACCATCGACGCTTGAGATGGATGAGGGACTGAATACGGTGTGCATGCATGGTAGAGTGGCGGACGGCTTCATCGGGCTGCTCGAGATCCGCGTCGTCCGGACCGGCACGTCCGAGGAGCTGATGGACTACGCTATCTCTCATGGCGCCTCCATCAACCAATACAAGGTGCCCTGGTGCTTGACGCTCCCGCCGATCATCGAGCTGTGCATGCTCCGCTCGCGCGTGGTGTCCATCCTGTTTAGCCCTGCCGTGCGGCACTGGACCCCTACTCCCACCTGGCGCACGAAGTACGACATTTCCACCTAAATTCACTTGCAATTTTAGGGTAGCCAACTCTTTATTTTTCAACAGCAGTCAATGTGTGGTGTATAACAAATGCAGAAGGGCTCCTGTTCGGATTATAGACTGAATAGTTCTTCAAGAATTACATGACGGACGTGCTCCATTGATAGTACTCTCTAAACAATGCGTGTGTGTTCAAGAAGCAGCGACACTTTTAGGCGAGCCTTTGCTTTTCAATATGATCTTTGTTAGTGCGTAGTGTATACAAATGGACAAGATCTTATGTTCAGAATTCAGACTGAACTGTTCTCGAGAGTTACATGTGGACGTGGTCACACGGTCCCAGCGTTCATGAGCTAAAAAAAAGCATGACCACGCTTTAGTGACGTTTACTGGTTGCTGGTTTTCATTCTTTCGAAAGAATATATAGATTTAGACGATGTTTTGTTTAATGTTATTAAGGGTGAGTTTCATTAGTGAGAAGCAAAAAAAAAAGATGTCTGGCATATTTTAGGATTATTTTGTGTATTTGTTCTGTGTTGCTCATCCTTCTTTATATTTTGTAGACATGCTTGCTGTTGATGATGTTGGTGATATGAGAGAGAATATTTCTGGAAGTTCTATCTCTGGTGTTGGTCAATTTGGTGTTCCAAATCTCATTTCGAGTTCAGTCATCTTccgttcaaaaaaaaaatctatcaTCTTATGATAGTTTATAACGAGCTTTAGATAATTATGTAGTATTAATTTATATTCAAGTGCATAGTTCACCATAATGACATACACAGGAGCAAAGACGCCGTTTGGACAGATACAGGAATTTGCAAAAGCTATCTACCACTTCATTACAAGCACTATCCTAAATGGGGTTACACTAGGATGATTTAACAGAACTAGGGCCGTCTGCAATCATTTACTTTCATGCGGTTGCATCATCCTATATGATACGTTCCATAGAATGGGATGTATATGGTGCCAATAAGTAGACCTTATTAGTAATACCCTTCCGTTCATCAGTATTTATCATACATGGCTGCAATAAATGTACTCCTTTTTCATCTTTCATTACTCTTTTTGGGTTTTAGTCATGTATGATTCTATCAATTAAAAatataacaatggtctttatgaTCTGTATAAATACAATGCATCATCGgacgcggcgtgccgccgcgcgggctATGCTAGTAAGAAACGAAAAAACCAAGGTTGTTGTCGTTCATTATTGCTTGGGATGTGTGTTGCTCATGGAATCACATATAAGAAGCAGAAAAATAAacaatgaaaataaataaaaagagaaagaaaaagaggaaaCTGCCTAATAAAAACATGGCAAAAAATCCCAACAAAAATTTCGTATTTATTGGTACTACTCTCtggtgtgtgtgtatgtatgtatgtatgtatgtatgtatgtatgtatgtatgtatgcaatGCATTTTTCGGGGTGTAGGCAATCTTATAGTTCAAGTAAAAGTTGATGGCACAACAATTTGTGTGCTAGCTCTAAAATCCAATCAGTGTCTGCGATCCTACTTTGATGTGGCTGTGAAACATCAACACACGATAGAGTATCTGGAAGCATCGCAACGCCGCTCTCTTCGACGACTTCCGACCATCTATCGACGAGCTCGTCTGCAGCATCAAGGAGGAGGCTCGGCTTTGGGCATGGGCTGGAGCCGAAGGACAAGTACTACTGATCCCTATAGTCTAAAACAAATGTACCGAGGCTGAGCAACCTCCAACATGCGCTCCTGGGGACGCTGATTCGTGTATGCCCCATCGAGCGGCACTAGTATGTTCTATCCACCTATCAATGGAATGATAGGCAACAATGCGTATTCACAAAGAAAAAATGCCCGTCTAGCCTCTCATATCAAGACACCTCAAGTCTGTCATTAGATACTACCTACTCCACAATTGTACAATTATTTTCCATGTTGATCATCTGATTAATATTGATCGACGCTCGTGTTGATCTTGGCCGACCGCATGTGGTACGTGTTCAGGTGCGTAACCTTACCGTCCGACTCGCCGTGGTTGAACATGTAGAGGTGCGTCGTATCGCCCACTGCCTTTTTCAAGTACACCCTCGACAATATGCTCATTCTGTCATGGCCTCCGAAGCTCTCCACCTTGGAGTGGTCGATCTGCGCAGTATGCATCATTGAGATCTAttgttaggctagtcatagtgggagtaacttggctagtaacatagcgcactccaagaaaattttgcttacgtggcatgtagttaatgataagtggtaacataatatgttactgtaacatagcgcttcccaagacaagatgagtctacaagctaacaAATGAAGTCCtttatgacactactactatgttactttgcactatgaaggtagtaacttagactagtgtcatatgcatgacattagtataagttactccccactatgaccagccttagttaGTGCAGAGGACATTAATGTAGAGCTACCTGTAATTCCAGGATGGAAGGGGGGCATCGCCCCCAGCCCCCCTAGAAAGTACAGTCATTTGGCCCCAAAACATGCTGATATGTAGTAGTAGGTAGGTGTAACGTACCAAGCTTCTGAGAGGTGTCTTGCCACCGGTATTGGCGACGTCGACGTTGATGAAGCCGATGAAGGTGGGCTTGTAGAGGTGGTCAGCGTAGGAAGATTTGGATACGTCGTTGCACATGAGCACGATGTGCTTGCCGTCATCGCCGTCCTTGAACGCTTTGAAGAAGACATATTTGCACACATATTAAATCCAAATTAATATTCAAAGTTCATACAACTCACAAATATTCGTGACATCCATGGTTCCCTAGGACTGGCCGCCACCAACGAGTACTTAGGCATGTGGAGGCAAATCCAGTAGATCGAGCTTTCTAATGTGCCCGACAAGATATCCTGGAAGTGGGCCCCGATCAGCCAATACACGGATAGCTCTGCTTACAAGGCCCTCTTCATTGGATCCACCACCACGCCCAACTAGTGGCCCATATCGAAGTGTTGGGCACCGATGAACGACAAGTTTTTCCTCTGGCTAGCCTGCCTGGACCATTGCTGGACTGAGGAGCGAAGAGCGCGCCATGGTTTACCACACGACCCTCTATGCAAGTTGTGCAGCCAGGAACATGAGACCATTGATCATCTGCTCGTCCAATGCGTCTTCTCAAAGATCACCTGGCATGAGATCTTATCATGGTGTCACCTCCCGGTGCTTCTGCCAAACGCTGATGTGGTCTTCTTCCCTTGGTGGTCTACCTCCCTTGCCGCTTCTCTAGCAAGTTTGCGGAAGGGCCTCAACTCTCTTATAGCCCTAACTGCATGGAGTATCTGGAAGCATCCCAACACCACTCTCTTTGACGACCTCCGACCATCTACTGACGAGCTTGTCTGCAACATCAAGGAGGAGGCTCGGCTTTGGGCATGGGCCGGAGCCAAAGGACTAGCACTAGTGATCCCTATAGTCTAAAATGAATGTACTGAAGCTGAGCAACCTCAAACATGCTCATGCTACACTCCTGGGGACGCCCATTCGTGTACGCCTCATCGAGCAGCACCATGTATGTTCTATCcacctatcaatgaaatgataggCAACAATACGTATTCATGAAGGGAAAAAACCCAGTCTAGCCTCTCATATCATGACACCTCAAGTCTGTTATTAAATACTACCTACTCCACAACTGTACAATTATATTCCGTGTTCATCTGATTAGTATTGATCGATGTCCGTGTTAATCTTGGCCGACCGTATGTGGTACGTGTTCAGGTGCGTAACCTTGACGTCCGACTCGCCTTGGTTGAACATGTAGAGGTGCGCCTTGTCGCCCACTGCCTTTGTTGGGTGCAACCTCGACAATATGCTCATTCTGTCGTGGCCTCCGAAGCTCTCCACCATGGAGTGGTCGATCTGCGCAGAATTCACTGTAGAGCATCAATTGCTACTTAGAAAAAACTAGAGGCCCAGATTAAGGAAACTACAGCCATTTGGCCCCAAAATATGCTGATAGGTAGTACTTCGTAGCTCACCCAGCTTGCTGGTTTCCCGCTATATAGAGGGATGGGGAAGCCGGGGAGGCCTTGCGTACATCGGTAGGAAAATACGTAGCAACGTACCATGCAGCACATTCTGTACGTAGCAACTGATCGAGCAAGGCTGGCTTTACATGGAATCGTATAGCTACTCCAACAACATATGCATATACGTACGTGTGTGCTAAGTACTTTGGTGTAGTCGAACGGCGGCGGCGTAACGATTACCAAAGATATGAAAGGACACTTCATGGAACAGCCGGAATATGTGACAAAGGGTGTCTACTAAAGCTACCTGATCTAGCTAGATACTGCTCTCTATGCATACAGTAGACGGAGCACGGTGGTATATACAGTGCTAATGGCAGCGAACCGGAACCTTTCTTAGGTGGGAGGCAAAGAAAAAGACCCGGCCGGCCGGCCCGTCCATGCGGGGAAGCGTGTGTGGTTGGTGCACTCTGTCGCGCTTTATGCATGTGTGTTGCCTCCGTCACACGCTCGGGGCTCGGCAGTGCAGCAGGTGAAACTTGGTGATGGTGCCCGGCTCAGCGGTGCAACAGGTGAAACTAGGTCATGGTGCACTGGATAGTGCACCCCGCTGTGTGTCGTCAAGAAAATAAATACTACAAATTAAACAAAAATACTTTCAACAACAAAAAAGGCATATATTAGTTCAAGAGCATGGCGTTGCAGTGGCGTCTACGAGCGCGCACGTACATCTCGGTGGCATGAGTGCGTTGGCGAAGCTGATTTGCTGAAGTTTAGACCAATGCTCAAAGTATTTTCACATATCTTACTATACGCTTGGCAACAGTCAAATGAATAGTAGTTAAGAAACTAGCATACTTTGTTAACAGAAAAAGAAATGTTAGGTCTCGTAAGAGTCAGATACTGAAGTGCTCCTATCAAACTTCTGTATTTTGTGCTAGCACTAATGCTGCTACTACTGTTGTTGTTTGACTTTACACTAAAATTATGTATATTACTACTGTCATTGCTACTGCTACTATGCTACCATTGTTGCTGCTATACTACTGTTGTTGTGCCGCTGAACTTTTTCTGTACACTAGACCTATCAACTGGCTGAAGAGCTCTATATATGTTCGTGCTGCTGAAGTTTTTCTTTACACTGAACCTATTAATTGGCTGAAGAGCTCTATATATGTGGCTACAGATTCAGCTAGATGTTTCATTAGAAAAAAAAACACATCTATATATTTTGCAAAAGTAATGTGTCACCAGAAGATGCACAAAAGAGAAGGCATAGTCGTGGAGTGATTTGTACTGTAGTATTATAATATGTTGCAGATGCGATTGGTCTTTCCCAACACGTTATGCTGCAGAAATTTTCGGTGAAAATTCCTGCGACTTGTTAAAATTTTGGCCTTATTTCTAAGGAAACGAAAATTTTAGGGTGTTGGCTGCAAAATATTAAGGACTTGATTGCAGGTTATGTTTTTCGTGCGGATGTTTTTCTTGGGAATATTAGTAATAGACTACAAAGTTGGTGCGCGTACATCGCGAGGGCACCGTGGGAGGTCACCGGATAGAAATCGGGACACTCGCACATGCCGGTGTCGCCGTGGTGCAGCGTTCGATGCACCGGCACCTACCGCTAGAAGTCTCAGCTGCGGTAGAGCACCACGAGGCCCCTGTGGTTGTCCTTAGTTCCCGNNNNNNNNNNNNNNNNNNNNNNNNNNNNNNNNNNNNNNNNNNNNNNNNNNNNNNNNNNNNNNNNNNNNNNNNNNNNNNNNNNNNNNNNNNNNNNNNNNNNNNNNNNNNNNNNNNNNNNNNNNNNNNNNNNNNNNNNNNNNNNGGGCATCGCCCCCAGCTATGATATAATCGTTTAAAAGAAAAAGAACCACATGTTTAGTGTCAACCAGATCTTCCTTATATGTCTGCTGACTGTTAGATCAGCTAAGACCATACATCTTGTAAGATTTTTCGAAGGaaatgtgacattcttttgcatgcAACTAGACAATTCTTGACATGTTATCGGTGTTTTACAGATTGCATCATTCAGATTGATGCGTTATGTACACTCACATTATTATTTTTAGTGATATACTACTAGGAAATTTATTGGACTTTTGATATATATAAGTTTAGCATTAAGATGTTCCTTTCATAAATTGTTACATAAGGAAGTACTAGCATAAAGTTATTGTTTGAGTTTAAGAGCATTATCACTTGCATTCTGTTACTAGTTTGAAGTAAATGTCACAAACCAAATACAGTCTtactaagtctcagtcgactgaggctTTGTTAACTCTTAGTCGATGATATATTCATGAGATTTTACATTGAAATCTGTGTATaattttcttttcagtttttttcTCGCTTGCATGTTATGCCATTGACCGAGACTTGTTAAATCCGAGTCGACAGAGACCTCACCCAAGCAAATAACTCGTCTAGCCTCTCATATCATGACACCTCAAGTCTGTTATTAGATACTACCTACTCTACAATTGTACAATTATCTTCCGTGTTGATCATCTGATTAGTATTGGTCGATGTCCGTGCTGATCTTGGCAGAACGCATGTCATACGCATTTAGGTGCGTAACCTTGATGTCTGACTCGCCGTGATTGAACACGTAGAGGCGCGCCTTGTTGCTGACGGCCTGCATCGGGTAGACCCTCGACAATATGCTCATTCTGATGTGGCCTCCGAAGCTCTCCACCATAGAGTGGTCGATCTGCGCAAAATGCACCGTAGAGCATCAATAGCTAGTTAGAAAAAAATTAGAGGCCCAGATTAAGAAAAGTACAGTCATTTCGCCCCCAAACATGCTGATATGTATTACTAGTAGCTAGGTGTAAGGTACCAAGGTTCTGAGAGGTATCTTGCCGCCGGTCTCGAGGATGTCGATGTCGATGAAGCCGGCGAAGCTTGGCTTGTAGAGGTGGTCGGCGTAGGACGACCTGGAGGGATCGTTGCACATGAGCACGATGTGCTTGCCGGCGTCGCCGTCCTTGAACACCCTGAAGAAGACCGCCACCCTTTCCTTGAGCTCGTCGGACGCAAGCACCCACAGCCCAAACGGCCCGAGCCGCCCTTGACGTCCGCGCCCCGCGCCTCGCACACCGTCTGCACGTCTGCGCCATGCCAAGCCGGATCAAATTGATCAGTCTTGTTTAGACGcactttttttttgttttaatgaacattttttgaatcagaGATTTTTTTTTAGTCCGGCCAGTTCTGTAATAACACCGAAGAAGATGAGTCCAACCCACAAAAGAGCCTAACCTAGATTCTTGCAGCGGGCACAACTGAAACCGTGACAAAACATATTTGGCCTATTAACTACATTGTTTAACTTTATCAGTAGACTATATTTGATGACTGTGTGTTTTGGGTTACTCGTTTATTCCTAATGTACTTTTCGTCCTTTATTCTGAGTTATTACCACTAGTTTTTTTACTGATTTGCTCCCGTTTATTGAGAATTGTTCTCTATTTGCATCGGCTAACGCTGTTGTGACAACATATTATATGCTGCCATGGCAACTTTTTTTATTCTAGCTTGGTGCAGCAATCAGTGGTGAGCGCTAATAAGCTCCCGCCGCACATACTTTACACCGCAATGGCGTGTGTTGCAGCCTGCCCGCCATTGGTAAGGTCTCCCGCCACTGCTATGAGATTGATTACACTAGCGGGCAATTTACACCGCCCACCACTGATGCCACTTTAGCAGTGGTGGGCGGCCCAAAGAGGCTCACCCGCCACTCCTAATGTCAAACATGTATATAAGAAATGTTTctgatatatataaaaaaatgtaaTATGTGCAtggaaaaagtagacataaaaatatATGTTTACAAAAATGTTAACCATATATTTCCAAAACATGTATACAAAAagttatacataaaattcttaaaAAGTATACAAAAAATGGTCCTCgcatatacaaaaaatatacaaaatTTATGGAAAATGTAGGCGTAAACATATATGTTGAAAAGCTTAATTATGTATTTCCAAAATGTTGAgcgtgtatataaaaaatgtttctgATGCATACATAAAAACAATATAACTTCTAAAAAGAATGTGAATGATGTATTCCAAAAGCATTGaacgtgtatataaaaaatgttttgATGCATACAAAAAATTTAcaaaggaaaataaagaaaaccaataaaaaccaaataataaaaataaaaacaaagaaacaaaCGAGAAAAGAAAAACAAGTGGAAACAAAGGAAGAAAcaacgaaaatgaaaaaaaatgttaaaccatgaaagaaacaaaaaaagggtgaaaaaggaaacaaaacaggaaaaaaaactgATGAAAACCATGAAGCTACAAAGAAAGCCGAATAACAACATCCAATGAAAACcgacaaagaaaacaaaaaggaaagcCAAGAAAATTGAGAAATGATAAAAAACAATATATatttaaagaaaagaaaaaccaaagaaaattTGTGAAAACAAGGAAAACATAAGTACAAGGAAGAAAAGAGAAAAGCAGAAGAAAACTGGTGAAGAAATACAAATCACAATGGAATACAAGGGAAAAGACATGTAAACCCAGCCTCATACAGTAAAAATGGGACAAAAGATAAACAACACAGAAAAAACTGGCCTGACCGAACGAAAGATAAACCAGAAAAATACTCGCCCAAACAGTGAAAAGTGGACAAAACGAAAATcacaaagagagaaaaaaaaaaccCGCAGGAGATGCTACTGTGTTGTGCCGGCCCGCTCGTGCCGCATTTCAGGCGAGGGGATCCCATATTGTTATAAGCGACATATAGCTTCCGCGCCTATGATGCACCTAACTCCTATGAGGCAcctaccgaaaaaggctttcgccccgctttatatataaagcacctaTGTGGCACCTTCAGCGCCTGGTACAGTGTTATTCGCAACTTGACGCACACCACCTTTTGTCCTGTGCTTGGCCCATTTacattttttcatttcttttttaaaCCTTCAAAAAAAATACAAGTGTGTCATGGGAGATTCAAACTCCAATACTACTCGTTTAGTCCTGGAGGCAGTAACTACTGGGCAACTAACTTGTTGTCACCTGCGCTTTTTTTTCTTCTTGTGAGAAATGTGACGATAGAAAGGAAAAAAAAGACATGCTTTCCCGTCCAAGTTTTCCCTCTATTTGgctgtcttccttctttttttgtttctttttttaatttttcctctATTCACAAATTGTTTTTAAAATTTGTGACCTTTTAAAAATTCTGTGAACTTTTCCAAAGTTCAGGAACTACATTTTAAATCTCGTGATTTTTTCCAATATGTGATTTTTCAAATTCATGTACTTTTTCAAATTTTGTGAACATCTTTACAATTTTTGCGAACTCGCTTTAAGATTCATGAACTTTgatcaaatttgtgaacattttttatttttctaatttgcttttcaaatctgtgaacttattttcaaattcatgaacatttttaaaaaaatttgaaCTTTGTTTTCAGTTTTGAGAGCTTTTAAAAAAAATCGAATGTTCCAGAATTGTTTTTATATTTCACTAACttatttttcaaattgatgaacattcctcaaattattattattattatttatgcaAAAAAATCATTCTTTTATGAATTTTAAAATCTGTGAACCTTTTCTAGAATGTTGATTCTTTTCTAAAAAGTGAAATAATTTTCAAATTTatgttttttcaaaattttatgACCTTTTTTTTAAAGTCACTGGTCAACCAGTTAGCTGATCAACTAGTAAGCTGGTCAACCCGCTAGAGATATGAAGCATGTGGAACATGCGGCCCGCTCGAGCAGGAATGGAGCTTCGCATTTGTTGTGCTGTAGCAAGATGGCACTTTTGGGCCATAGCCCGCAAATGTAGGTAGTGAGCACCAGGGATCCTTTTCGGCACGTGAAACGCCGAATTGGAGCACGCTATANNNNNNNNNNNNNNNNNNNNNNNNNNNNNNNNNNNNNNNNNNNNNNNNNNNNNNNNNNNNNNNNNNNNNNNNNNNNNNNNNNNNNNNNNNNNNNNNNNNNNNNNNNNNNNNNNNNNNNNNNNNNNNNNNNNNNNNNNNNNNNNNNNNNNNNNNNNNNNNNNNNNNNNNNNNNNNNNNNNNNNNNNNNNNNNNNNNNNNNNNNNNNNNNNNNNNNNNNNNNNNNNNNNNNNNNNNNNNNNNNNNNNNNNNNNNNNNNNNNNNNNNNNNNNNNNNNNNNNNNNNNNNNNNNNNNNNNNNNNNNNNNNNNNNNNNNNNNNNNNNNNNNNNNNNNNNNNNNNNNNNNNNNNNNNNNNNNNNNNNNNNNNNNNNNNNNNNNNNNNNNNNNNNNNNNNNNNNNNNNNNNNNNNNNNNNNNNNNNNNNNNNNNNNNNTAGTTGCGTTTTTATTGTCAAATCCTATGTGGCACCGCATCGGTACAGGGCGCAACCCACCCTCTACAAAAGATCCAAGTGGACGGCGGCCCATTATCTATCCTCTCACCGAGTTTCTCGCTAGTCTTTCTTCGGTTCCTTCTTTTGCCGCTTTTGGTTCGGTTTCGATGGTTTCCgtgtttttctctttt is a genomic window containing:
- the LOC123089962 gene encoding beta-fructofuranosidase, insoluble isoenzyme 3-like; protein product: MAGRLQHTPLRRADGVRGAGRGRQGRLGPFGLWVLASDELKERVAVFFRVFKDGDAGKHIVLMCNDPSRSSYADHLYKPSFAGFIDIDILETGGKIPLRTLIDHSMVESFGGHIRMSILSRVYPMQAVSNKARLYVFNHGESDIKVTHLNAYDMRSAKISTDIDQY